AACTTTGCTATCGACTCGCGAGAATTTGGAGAGCCAACTTGCAGACGCAACAATTCCCTCTGAGATCAGTGGGTTGGGTGACCAAATTGCAGCGGTCGATTCATCGATCGCACAGGTTCAAGCGAGATTGGATGATTGCGATGCATACGGTGGAGACGGCGAGGAGGATGTCGATGGGATGACTGCGGGTACGCAGGAAGATCCGTATAGTGGTGACCCCAATGCTGGTGAAAATGGAACCACCGGAGCCACGACGGGTACGAACGACGATCCATACTCCGGGACCAATGGAACGCTGGCGGCAAACAGCGGTACCGATTACAGTGCCTCAACTTATGGCTCAACTGTGGGGTCAAGCCCTGGTTCAGGCTATGGATCCACCGCAGGTACAACGAGCGGATCAACCATTGACACCGGCGGCACGACCTCGGGCACGACCGATGGCGGCGGCTATGGAACCACGTCAGGGACGAGCACTGGGACTACGACGGGCTCAACCATCGACGCCGGCTCAGGTGCCTCCGACGGCTCGACGAGTGGAACTTCCTCAGGAGCCACCGCTTCGGGAACAACACCAGGTACGACCATCTATGGAACCAGCGGAAGCACTTCGGGATCCAGTGAGGGAACGACGTCGGGTTCTACAGAGCCCACCACTTTTGTCATCGCAGGCTTAAGAGCGGGGATGTTCAATGACTTTCTCGATGGTGATGAAGCACCTCGAGTGGTGCGCGAGGGGAAGAATCTCCGCGTCGCTGGATGGGTAAATGGTCCTTGGAGCGAACGTCCCGCACCTGATCTCACCGTATTTGCAGACATCAACTTCGATGGGGACTTCGACGACGATGGTGAAATGGTGCGTTTCAAATCAGGTGAATTTGGGGCGCGATCGAAAGATTACGGTCTCTATGATCAGTACTCTGGATTTGACGCGTACTTTTCGATAATCGACGATGGCATATCCGAGGTTCAGAACGGTGTTCCTGGAAATAATACTCCCTCGGACGATGTCGAAATTCGCATCGAGTTCACTGGCGAACTGATCGAAAAAACAGCGGAGGTAAACAACGTTCAGCCGCTATTTACATCGCGGCCCAGCGTGACCACTGAAACGGCGTCGAACGGGTCGAAACTTCTAGTGGTTTCTTCCGCTCTGTGGGATCCTGGTGTCATGGATCGTCACCATGTCAGCGTAAAATGGGCGGACGGGACAACCTCAAACGCTACGGATGAGTCGACGACCGTCGATCCAGTCACACTTGAATACCTGCCAACAAAATGGAAAATAATTCGTGTAGCACGACCGATGCCCACCGACGGTCAACCACTCTACCCGATCACCGTCACGCTCCACGATGACGACAAGGGCGACACCAGCTATTTGATTCAAACCAGTGACGTCAGCCGGAACAACGACGATGACAACACGAATGGTATCGAAGATCTCTTCGAAGGGGGATTCGTCTTAGACGACGATGTCGTTGCACTGGAGCTTAGTTCGATCACGGGCGATCATGTCGCTGCTGCGAACCAGCCGGTGGAGGATCCACCAGCAGGAGATGAACCGCCACAGGACCAAGGGGCATCGGAGCCCGAGGGCAATTTTTATCTTGGCTACGATACTCAGCAGATCAAGCTTTGGGACTCCCGGGAAAAGAATATTCAGTATACGCCAGGTGAGCAAAAGGACGTCGACCACCCGTACACTGGCGAGTCGGACGTATGGATTGAAGGGATTGGCGTGGGCACCACGCGAATCACACTAAGCTGGCAACCCAGTTTCGGCGAAGATGAGCCCCCTGACTTCGAGCAGGAGCGGAACATCCTTCTCGGTCATATCAACGTGACTGTGTGGGGCATCGATCTCGACATCGACAGCGATAACAATAATGGCTTCAATTATCCCGACAACTCTGAATGGGAGGAATATATAGAAGATAGCGAATACGGGATTGGAAAACTCGTATACCCGGATGCTTCTCATTTTGTTCCCGTTCGCCTACGTTTGCCGGCAGGACTCAATTTGGAAAGGAACGC
This genomic window from Allorhodopirellula heiligendammensis contains:
- a CDS encoding lipase family protein encodes the protein MFNDFLDGDEAPRVVREGKNLRVAGWVNGPWSERPAPDLTVFADINFDGDFDDDGEMVRFKSGEFGARSKDYGLYDQYSGFDAYFSIIDDGISEVQNGVPGNNTPSDDVEIRIEFTGELIEKTAEVNNVQPLFTSRPSVTTETASNGSKLLVVSSALWDPGVMDRHHVSVKWADGTTSNATDESTTVDPVTLEYLPTKWKIIRVARPMPTDGQPLYPITVTLHDDDKGDTSYLIQTSDVSRNNDDDNTNGIEDLFEGGFVLDDDVVALELSSITGDHVAAANQPVEDPPAGDEPPQDQGASEPEGNFYLGYDTQQIKLWDSREKNIQYTPGEQKDVDHPYTGESDVWIEGIGVGTTRITLSWQPSFGEDEPPDFEQERNILLGHINVTVWGIDLDIDSDNNNGFNYPDNSEWEEYIEDSEYGIGKLVYPDASHFVPVRLRLPAGLNLERNASTISFDFEAAGASGVVNIWNVAKAATRMNMNIHEGGNRIYAHDSYSLTDLNYDPGTGGITVFVQGADAFPRHAKKKGIDDAGKPDDRIKVILSLPGTAPLADEVKYMVVDVGTFYPNLQDREQLRNAMASEGVYEQADLPQFALRLISEAELRELGMSWSITQLIGEPESVPGFKNAIYLDYVSRAYVLAFAGTDDYDDILVDVWQGIGGFTEQYQAAMDIGFEFARVAKRVDADHIVTGHSLGGGLASAAAVVGNFRADTFNAAGLMESTLFERDQDGVRIEGLEQFPGSVERFRNPSMLIDAYYLDWDILSFVQDYSPAVIPSAIGRRYKMDGPVDAQLAGVGIVFLASKLIPGAGWVNVASELGASAYYMGLSHTTLYYQHGLMVDESTGWDIHGYDL